From the genome of Capricornis sumatraensis isolate serow.1 chromosome 17, serow.2, whole genome shotgun sequence, one region includes:
- the CRYBB2 gene encoding beta-crystallin B2, giving the protein MASDHQTQAGKPQPLNPKIIVFEQENFQGHSHELSGPCPNLKETGVEKAGSVLVQAGPWVGYEQANCKGEQFVFEKGEYPRWDSWTSSRRTDSLSSLRPIKVDSQEHKITLYENPNFTGKKMEVIDDDVPSFHAHGYQEKVSSVRVQSGTWVGYQYPGYRGLQYLLEKGDYKDSSDFGAPQPQVQSVRRIRDMQWHQRGAFHPSS; this is encoded by the exons ATGGCCTCAGATCACCAGACCCAAGCGGGCAAGCCACAGCCCCTCAACCCCAAG ATCATCGTCTTTGAGCAGGAGAACTTCCAGGGCCACTCGCACGAGCTCAGCGGGCCCTGCCCCAACCTGAAGGAGACTGGCGTGGAGAAGGCGGGCTCCGTGCTGGTGCAGGCTGGGCC CTGGGTGGGCTACGAGCAGGCCAACTGCAAAGGGGAGCAGTTTGTGTTTGAGAAGGGTGAGTACCCCCGCTGGGACTCATGGACCAGCAGTCGGAGGACGGACTCGCTCAGCTCCCTGAGGCCCATCAAAGTG GACAGCCAGGAGCACAAGATCACCCTGTATGAGAACCCCAACTTCACGGGGAAGAAGATGGAGGTGATAGACGATGACGTGCCCAGCTTCCACGCCCACGGCTACCAGGAGAAGGTGTCTTCCGTGCGGGTGCAGAGCGGCAC GTGGGTCGGCTACCAGTACCCCGGCTACCGCGGGCTGCAgtacctgctggagaagggcgaTTACAAGGACAGCAGCGACTTCGGGGCCCCCCAGCCCCAGGTGCAGTCCGTGCGCCGCATCCGGGACATGCAGTGGCACCAGCGGGGCGCCTTCCACCCCTCCAGCTAG